The region TGCGTTGGTCCACTGATCGGCGGTGGTCTGGCAGAGCATGCGAGCTGGAGATGGATCTTCTATCTCAACCTTCCCGTTGCTGCTGTCTCCCTCGTCCCACTGTTGCTTTTTCTGCGCGTCAAGTACAAGAGGGACGCGATTGGAAAGATGCTCGCGCGGGTAGACTGGGGAGGAAATACCCTTTTCGCAGCAGCCGTCACGTCCATTCTAGTGGCGCTTACCTGGGGAGGGACAGAACACGCTTGGTCGGCATGGCAGACACTTGTTCCGCTATTCCTCGGAATTGCAGGTCTAGGCCTCTTTCTTTGGCTTGAGTCAACAACACTCATTGAGCAACCAACAATGCCTCTCCGACTCTTCGCCAACCGCACCTCTTCGGGAGCATTCGGTCTTACCTTTGTCGCTTCCATCCTGACCTATTGGATGGCCTACTGGCTACCTATCTACTTTCAAGCTGTCAAAGAAGATTCCCCAACACAGTCTGGAATCTCTACGTTACCTGTGTCGATGATCATGATCCCCTTCTCGATTCTTGCAGGAGGCGGCGTGACAGTACTCGGAAAGTTCCGCCCATTCCAATTCGCAGGCATCTCTTTGATGACCATAGCCATGGGCCTGTTCTCTCTTCTGGACATCGAATCGTCAAAGGGACATTGGGTcggcttccaggttgttgctgctgccggcggcggcttgCTGCTAACCTGCACACTCCCTGCCGTCCAAGCACCACTTCCTGAAGCTGATGTTGCCATTGCCACAGCAACTTGGGGGTTTTTGCGAAGCTTCGGTGGCATCTGGGGCATCGCCATCCCAACTGCCATTTTCAACTCGCATGTAAACACCTTGCTCGATCAAGGCCGAGTGAGCGAAGAGGCTGTTGTCAACGCCTTGCGAAATGGCGGCGCATATGCCTTGGCTTCGGTGGGTTTCATCCAGTCTATTCCACCCGATATCAAACAGCAGGTCAAGACGGTCTACGTAGAAAGCTTGCGGCTTGTGTGGCAAGTTGCTATCGGATTTGGCGTCCTTGGCTTTCTCATCgcaatcatcatcaaggaggTCAAGCTGCGGGAGGATCTTGAGACTGATTTTGGACTCGTCGAGGGAGCCAATAACAGTTCCAGCTCAGAGGTGGCTGCAGAAAGCGGGAGAGGCGTTGTGGAGAGTAAGGCCGAAAAGTCCGTGACCGGCACAGCATAATAGACGGTGGCCTGTGCCGGATGGATCTGGTGAATCGGTTTCCGAAAGGTTACTTGTGTTGGTTCGGTGTTGGAGAGGACTCCGTTCCGTGGGGCCGGATGGAGGTTTATATGCGGCGCAGCTTTCACCCGTGTATAATTGTAACGCAACTTCTGCCTTGTTACCTATGCTTTCTTGGATCAGCCAACCTCTATGCACACTGGAAACGACCTGCCTGTTTGGTCTATCCCAGCGGCGGGAATGGCTGACAATTAGGTAAACGTCGCTCTGGGTACGTTGAAACGCAGCGGCGTGGCACTGAATTAGCAGCACTACAAAGGATGCACGGGCACGGCGCATACGGTCACACTGGTTGGATAAAGTCCCGAGGCGGCAAAGGCCAAAGGTCGACTACTTCGAGTCAACTCACCCTCATTCTTGCTGTATCACTTATCTCTCTCGAAAGCTCAACACCATGGCCGACCAAGCTGCCGCACCGCCTCAGCCGCCAACTCAGCTCATCAAGTTCAGTGTTTACCTCTACAAGAAAGAGGATATTGACTATGATGAGTTTCTCAACTGGGTGACCAAGGAGTACCCCTCCAAGGCAGCCCCCATCATGAAAAGACACGGTATTGTGCAATGGACACAGGTCAGCGTCCTTGACAAAGACGAACATCTGAGAATCTCCGGCTTACACCCTACAAAACAGACCGTGACCCCTCCGCATTTCCGGACCCCCTTCCGCGCTGCTCTTCAGCACATGGGAAGGGACAAGTGGACGGTCCCCGACTACGATGTGGTCATGTCGTATTGGATCCCCACCCCCGATACCATGCAGGCTCTGACCCAGGACCCTGAGTGGATCGAACTGGAGACCAAGGAAGCAATGCCGCGGGCTGACATGACAGTTGGTCACTTTGAGATAGGGCATGAGATCGTCCAGTTCGGTGAAGTACGGTCTCAGGGAACTGCTTAGATCAAATAGATGTATACCTGTAAAATACCAGGGTGTATCTAGCTCAAGAAGAACTGAATCGAAAATCAGGCCGCTTTCTCCAGTTTGGTATCACGTCATACTCAGACTCTCAGCAGTTACCTACCAACATCTAGAAAGAAATATGATTGAAGTGGAACCACAGCAATCCTTCAATGTCACAGTTTGATTCTAGGCAACATTTGCACCCGCGCCAATCTCATCCCACATGGCGACGAGTTTTCGAGTTGTTGACTTTGCAGCCTTGAGCCTTAAAGATGGAGTATTCGTATTTCCCTCGGTCTCAGCTTTTTTCAAGACATCCCGGTCGTTCACACCCCCTTCAGGTAGGTGTCATTATATATGCGCCTGTGCCATAACGGTGCGTATCTAGCTGACTTCGCCTCACACGGGTGTCTATCGCAAACAGTTACCGCCCGGCTATAGACAAGTTCCAAACACTACCACGCTAAATCCGAGTTTCTCGGCAGCTGAGTAAAACGGGTGGTTCTCCCGTGTCGGGTTGCGGTGAAATAGATTGCGATGGGACCCTTCTGTCATAAGCCGTAGTGTTACTCACACATCCCTCCCTACAGGTTGCTTCGCCACGAGTTCTGGGCGTAAGGCACAGCATTTGGTAATTGCTTGCTGCTATTATTCCCCCCTCAGATTCTTGGCCATAATGGCTTGAGTGATGCTTAGGTACCTCGAAATAGCACACACTTTAATCGGCAGGTTTATGCTTTCCAGAAGGGAACTTTTCTGCGGCAATGTAGGTGGGTGGTCAAGTAGGCAGTATGAGACTGAGGAAGAGGCACAGCACTCAAGTCACAGAAGTGTGTGAGGCGAGTTCGAGGGATGGAATGAACTGCAGATTTTGAACCATGATCAGTATTCCGGTAGTTGGATTTGTACTGCATACCCAGCCCCCACACAGATCTGTTAATGTATAATGTGGCTTGCTTACCCTTGAATTCCTCCGATTGTCTACCGCAACAGCCCTACCTCCCACGTGGATTTCTGGCAGACCTCAGCCCTCACTATTCTCCTGGTCATTGGTATTCTTCCGTTCACTTGCACTGGTCAATCACCCCGTCGCCCGCCGGTGACGCTCGTACTCCTTGACCATGCACATCGTCAAAACGTTCGCAaccggcctcctccttctcgccAACCATGCCGGCGTCCTCGCTCAGGACCCGGGTGCCGGCGCACCCGATAACTCCAACCCCCTAGCCATCTACCCGTCATGTGCTGTGAGTCCCGTCTTCCCCATGCTACTATTCACAAAACTAACTTGCGCATCAAGCAAAACTGCATCATCACCGCTTTCACAAACCACaccttctgctcctcccccctaGACCAAGAATGCACCTGCACCTCCCCCGACTTCAACGGCTTCATGCACGAGTGCATCTTGGCCACCTGCACCATCCGCGAAGCCCTCTTCACCCacaacatctcctccaccacctgccaAGTCCCCGTCTTTGACCGCTCCCCGGAAATCATCCGTGAGACCGCTGCCATGCTCATCACTATTTgcctcctcgtcgccgcaAGAATAGGTTACAAGATCTACTACGCCGAAGGGGACAGGTTCATGTTTTCCCGGCCAAAGGCGCATACCACTTCCCAGAACGGGCTCTGGTGGGACGACTACGCGCTGGTTTTCCTGCTCCTGTGCGGTGGGATACCAGCCATGGTGTTGACCATCTTCTTTTTGGCGCCGAATGGCCTGGGGAAGGATATGTGGGCTGTCCCGTTTGAGGACATTGACAAGCTTTTCAAATTCAGCTTTGTTTCCGGGGTGTTATATCTACCTCAGGTGGCGGCCTTGAAGCTGACGTTTTTGTTCTTTTACCTGAGGATCTTTCCCTCGCCGGGGACCAGGAGGGTGATTTGGGGGACGATTGTCTTTACCAGCTTGTACGGGTTGACGTTTTTCCTTTTGGCCATCTTCCAGTGCTCGCCGATTGAGGATTGGTACAAGTGGGATGGCACCGGGACGGGGAAGTGTCTGAACAAGGATGCCATACAGTGGAGCTGCGCGATTATCAGTATTGTGCTGGATGTGTGGATGATTGGGATTCCGCTTTGGAGCATGAGGATTGTGAAGCTGCattggaagaagaaggtcggGGTGGGGGCTATGTTTGCTGTTGGTTTATTGTACGTTTCCCTACGTTGCCCATCCCGTCTTCAAACCATAATCAAAGAGTGCCTGACTGACCTTTCAACAGGGTAACCATCGTCTGCTGCATCCGACTGCGGTACATCGCCGACATCACCAGCTCgcaaaacccaacccaagatctcttcaacatcatccGGTGGTCCACGATCGAAGGCTTCACCAGCTCGGTCTGCGCCTGCATGCCCTTCATCAGACAAGTCCTGGTGCGCATCTTCCCCAAGGCGATGCGCACAGGAACAACAAAGAAGTCGACCTACGCCTACAATGTGCACAGCTTTGGAAACACCCTCAAGGGCCACGGTGTCTCTGTTAACTCCGACATGACAGTCACTGTTAATGACCCAGGGTTAAACGGAAAGGTCTACCACAAAGACTTTCCATATCCCTACAACGTGCCACACTCGGAATCCACAGCTGCGTTGGCTGAGCGCGAAGGGGCAAACAGAGATGGGCAAGCCCAATATCAGGGGAGCGATGGGACGTCCGTGATCATCGTTCAGGGGAACACTCCGCCGCCATCAGGACACATTCCTTTGACAAATGTTCACCGGCCTCAAAGATATTAATGATTTATGTTAAGTGTATAATTAGTTTCTAAGAAAGACCGAagatgttttcttttcttcagtTCGTTATCTTCAGGACGAGGTATGCCTTGTGCTCAGGGGTTCAAGGCTCAATATTACAATAGTTACTGAAACCTCAAACGATTTGAACCACCAGAAAGTATGAAATTCTTTAGCAGCAAGATTTGTTTAGTATTTTTTCCATCAGGGCGGACAGTAAACTGATCCATGGCATAGTGGCGGGAGGCTGTTTCATAATCCAGATcctaaccctaacccttagCTGCATACTATGTATCAAACCCATGTTCTACCAGCCTTTCTCACATTGTATATAGAAAGCTCAACAATGGCTATACTatcttcacctcccctcctcaataCATGTCAATTATCTTCGCCATCACAACATCAaaccagccttcttctcaatGACCTTCTCACCTGTTCAAACATTGGATTCCCCGCACATCTTGGCTGCAgttccatcctccccacaTTGCGAGCGGCTGGGGTGGGCGCCTCTGCCCCTGCCGTGGCAAATGACAGCACGAAGCTGAAATCCGAAACAATGGAGCGGCGCAGTCAACAGAGCTGAATGGGTTCGTTTCTTGTTGCTCTCGTGGAATTCCCGCATTTCCCTTCTTCATGTCTATCTGAAGCAAGTTGCTTGCTGTCTGTGTCAGCGATCGCCAACCTTCCCCACATCTCCAACTCGCACTAGCTAACACCAATCACCAACGATGCCCAGTAAAGGGGTCCAAGTCTTCACTTACATCGGTGTACCCGATATCTCCATTGAGCTCTCGGTCCCCAAGCAAACCATCACCCGACGAGACCAAGGCTTCTGGAGTGGCTCCCTCGAAGTCGAAGCCCGCAACATCGATAGTTTCTTCAACAAAAAAGGTCGCTTCACCTTCAAAGTCTTCCACCGCGGCAACCAAATCACAGAACAATGGATCGACGTCAACGCCCTAACCGGCAACGCCAGCGGCGGCACAATGGAATCCATAGCCGAAACACCTTCCATCTTCCACGACAACTTCATCATCTCCTACGGCCTCTACGAAGCCGGGCCCGGTCAtgacccccttcccaaccaacaccaatgCTACGTGACCGTGACCCAAAACTACACCAACTGgatcaccaacctcgcccccCCAGGCTCAGATTTTGAAAAGAAACCCTTCCACcgcctcgtcctcccctccgctCACGACGTGGGCATGAACAGCATGGAATCCAgcgccgccctcctccgcaaAGTAGGCGGCGCCGTCGTCTCAACAATGCTCACCCGCACCGACGACAAGGTCTGCCGGGTGGTCGACAAGCTCTCGGGGTACCCCATCGAGCTCATAGCCCCCAACATCATCTACAGCCTCTCCATCACGCAAAAAGACTCGTTGGAATCCATGCTCCGGATCGGAGCGCGGTACTTTGAATTTCGCCCCGCCAGACTCCACAGCAGCATCCGTGGCCGGGACGCGTTGCCGGACAAGCTGTATTTTATGCACAGCGCCATCCCAGGTATGGGGTATGACACCTTCCTGGAAGGCATCGTCAAGTTTCTCCGTGCCAACAAGAATGAAATAATTGTGGTGCAACTCCGGTGGGATGGCGTCCCGTCTGACTGTTCCCATCCTTCcagcgaggagaagaagcagtATCTTGAGAAGGCGATCCGTGATCATGCCGGGGGTGAGATCAACGTGGGCAATCTGGATGACATGAAACACCGGACTATCTCTGAGCTGAGGAGGGATAAGAAGAGGTTGCTTATGCTTGATAGTGTGGATACTTTGTCGACTTATACTGATGATGGAAATGCCACAATCAACGGGCAGAGCATTGTGGATGCTTTCCCGCGGGTGTTGGAGGATAGGGGGGCGCAGAGGAGGGCTGGGTTTGTGTTGATCCAGTGTCAAGCTACGGCGACTAATATCCAGAAGGCGCTGTTGCATTCGATAAAGGATGCGGGGGTGACGACGagtgtgttgttggcgacGAAGGGGTTGTGCGATCATAAGACGCTGCCGTGGTGTAGGGATAATGTGGTGGATCGGTGTGAGCTGGGGAagacggtggtgttgatgaatGATTGGCTTGATGGGGCGACGGTGGATGTGGCGGTTGGGCTGAGTaggaggaggttggcaaAATGATGGAGGAACGATTTCGAAAGGTGATGTGAAGAATTTATGAGTAGTTTCTCTAGCGATCTGGGTGGCTGTTTTCTGGGTTTCGATCTGTCAGTCTTTTTTTCAGCGAGCTCCGGTggttttatataccttatgACGGCTGTGTATGAATCGTTGATTTTGAACCCTCATTGAAAATGGGAGAGCGCAGCTACGAGTGATATCCCGGATGCTTGAAGACTTGCCTTTAGTTGGGCAATTCCGCAACTGACGTCGTCTGGGGCCAGATATTGGACCAGAGTGGAAGGCGTGTGTCGGTTTCCAACActtgctccttcctcaaccttggATATGAACCACGGGTCACTCATCCTCTTACCCTCTACGTCACTCGGAGGTTAGCGTTCGCGGCGAGCGAGGACGTCGTTCTCGATGCCACGTTGCATTTGTAGTTTTCACCATTATGACCTGGAAATATGGCATACCTTACCTACTGGAAGTATTAACCTGCTAAATCAAATTAGGTATTCTAATCTCAAGCTTGTTTGCCCTATGTTGATCATCCATCACTCAACCACTTGCTcgctcactcactcactcactcgaCTTATCTCATTCGTTCATTTCTCAACCTCACACCATATAATCTCACACATAAAACCCCAAGTGTACAAATTCTCGCAACCTAAACTCACACTATCCTCATCATGAGTCCCAACCTATCTCATATCTCGATCCCCATCTCGATTGGCTACTCACCGACGTCACTGTCACACAACACGCCCCAATCCCCACGGCTCTACCTTCCACAATCTCGATAGCGCCCATTATCCGAAGCTTCTTGTGAAACATTTCTCCCACCGTTCCCAAAACGGAGCCACGGCAGTAGTAACTTGCATAGGTGACACTGACAGCTGTCACCCGACTTGGCTCAACATACCTACCGAGTCATCAACATGCAGAACCTTGACCCAACTCTCTGGGGCAGTTGACAAAGTCCCCGACCCTCGCGAGGTAACAGTTCACGAAGAACAGTGAACCGCCAGAGCGGCCGAACGATGCATAATCCGGCGTTTGACTTACAAATAGGCGAATTTTTGAGGGGAGGAGTCGGACCGAGGctatgatgaggatgagactCGCAAATGCCTGGTTCAAGACCTATGTGTCCTCAGCTAATGGAACTTCTTTGATACGTAACTACTCAGAGACCAATATGGCGCTTCGTAGACATTCTCAGCTGAATGAGCATGATCATAAGGCTAGGTGTGGGTGTATGGAGCCCGGGGTGAGAAGCACAACATCCCCAAACATTCACACAGCAGCATGGCGGAGGATTGGAACCACGTGTTTGTTTTTTATGGACGAGCCTTTTAATTTATGCAGGGCCCTCCTCCATAACACATCAACTAGGTAGTCAAGGTATGCTGTACCTCTGTGTCATAAACTGCCGTACGAGGCAAGAAGAGCAACGAGTGCTTCCGGACCTGCGTTAGTCAGCCTCACCCTGCGTGATGCAGCATGCAAGTTGATGACCTCAGATAAACAAATTCTTGACAGAGAAACCGCTGGGTATCCTCAACCCCAATCACCTTATGCCGTGTCGATGTGTAGTGAAGATATCGCATGGTACGGGTATctgaccaacaacacccatgTGTTGTTCAAAACAGGGATCCAACATTACAGAGCTTTGGGTCATCTCATTATTGTTGGGTTGTGGCATGTGAAATACCCGATTCTCGCTTGCAAAAGTGAATCTCGGGTAACCCCattacaaaaaaaaaaaaaaaagtcaacACAGCCCCGTTAGTAAGGCTTGACATTTCTGACCTAGCCATCTGTCAGGTCGTTGGCATCGGAGTCTGGGAGGCCAGGTCTCGTCTGGGGTGTCACGGAACAAGCTAATGCTGACGTAGGGGTcaagttggtggtgacgggagGACGACAACCTCATGCGGTGTAATGAAGACACAGGAGAGAGGAGACCTCACACAACGAAGTTGAGCTCCCCAGCCTCCGCTGGTAGTATCTGGCGTCATTGGGGAAACGCAGGACAAGTGACAAAAGAATCCTGAAACTCAGATTCCGAATATCACAAACACGCATCAGCCAACGAGAGCAGAGGAAAAGAAATCCCGGTCTTTGGGTACGGACTGTTGTGCTGTTCCACGCAGGGAGGCTATGGGCTTCGGCACTTGGTGAAACCGCAGCCATGTGTGCGCCCGCCCATTGTATATCCACCGAGATCGTGACGGGGCGGAAAAGGCGAGAAAGCTAGATAATTGCTCGCCAACAAGCACGCGGTTTCAAGCCACGCGCGCccacctaccttacctaccacTGCCGATTCCGATTCCGATTCCGATGTCGATCCATGGGCGGGCGATACAGACGGATACCTTACCGGCGCAAAGGTCAATGACGTCCCCCAGTTTTCCTCCATCGCGTTTCAGCCTCCTTTGTCACATCAAGACGTCAGAGACTCGGATATCCCGTACCACCGCTCGACCCGAGAGAGAGGAACCGAACCGCTCCAAGACAGAACACCACTTCCCCCAGTTTCAGAAAAGAAGGAATCCACATTCCATGCAAAGCTGTGGTAACCACCATAGAAACAAACCCGCCTACACCCGCCCGTGTGTGAGAGTGCGTACGTATCTGGGATGTTGTGGGACGTGTCAACAAAGCTTCTGTCTGTCGAGTCCGAGGTGCGGAACGATCCGTTGTGCGACCCTTCTTCGAAccaccctccttccccagaGTAAAGCCGGGAGTCGGGACGCCACATCAAGTTTATCGTGACCGATCCGATCATCTTGTTCCTTAATCCGACTTCGTCTCATGTCCGACTCTCTGCTTGCGGAAAGGGTCGGGTAAAGGTCGCCGATCCACCCCCCGTTGTTACAATAGCCAAGGCATCAAAAACAAGCAACAGACAAAgttcaacaaacaaaacactACAAAATATATTGCTGAGCCTATGATTCTAACCgagaaaacagaaaacaGAAACAAGTAGTGGTATCCAAACATGATTGATCGTAAACGTTTTTTATCCAGACTACCTCGGGCCTCCTCAAGGGCTGAACCAAAGGGAGAAACAAAAGACCTGCCCAAGGACAAGTCATGCCAGATACAATGAACAGAAGAGTCCGTCCCAGACAGGAGACAGCCACACATACAcaagtaaacaaacaaacacacacactccCAATTCCCTATCAGGTGTTTGTGAATTTTTCCATGGCAATTCACACCGTCGGCCTTGTAGAAAGCGGATCCAAAAAAGATATCCTGGTCGTTCGTTACAAATCCTTTACATGCCCTTCTCGAGACCGCAGAGGACCTCGATGACGGTCGGGCCGGGCTCGATGTTGAGGCCAATGCCATCCTCAGCCTCCATCCCGCGAATGTAGGCGTTCTCGGCAGTTCCGTCGGGGTAGATGGATGAATCAACACCGCCCTGGGACATGCGGCAGCCGGGGAAGTCCATGTTGTAAGCCTGGGCAACGAGGGAAGAGCAGTCGGCGCCGGACCACCCCTTGTTACTAGTGTTCTCGAAGTCGAACTCGGCCCAGTTGCCGGCGTATTGGCcgtggctggtggtggggacaGAGTTTGGCGCGAAGGCGCAAACACCCTGTGTGTTGGAATCGGCAACAACAGACTTGGTCTCGCCGGGTTGGAGCTTGAAAACGAGCTGATTCTGACCCTCGACCTTGAAGGAGCCAGTCACACCGCCATCGGCACCGATCTTGTTGAAGCAAATGACCTCATAGGGGACCTTGCCGACGTTCTTGTAGTTCTGAACGTACTTGTATTGCTTGGAGGCCTTGGTGGAAACGACCTGGAGGTTGGAGTTCCATGGGCAGCCGTTAGCAGTGCCGGTGTTACCGGTGTAATGAATCTGCTCCCAGGTGACACGCTTGGCCTTCCTCTTGCTGGAGCCGCAGAAGGGTTTGTAACCATCTTCCGAGTCAGAGTCGTTGCTGTCCTCGCTCTCCTCCTTAGCAGGGGCGGGAGCAGGAGCGGGCTcgggcttgggcttgggcgaAGGAGAGGGCTCTACAGCTGCGATGGATGCCTTGGGAGGCTCGGGAGCGGGTTCAGGGGCCGTCTCAGTTGGCTCAGGGAGGGACTTGTGAACGGCCTTGAGGAAGGTGATACCGCCTTCGCGCTTCTCATGGATGCTGCGGTGGAGGTGCGCATGACCGGAAGGGTGGGCAGTGGCGGTGAGCGCACCGGCGAGGAGCAGAAGGTGGGAGAGTTGCATCGTGAAAGGATCCGAAGGTCGTcaaaatatataaacttgGCCCAAAAATCCTGTCTATGTGAATCGTATATGGTCGTTGAATCGATGCGCTGCCGTTGATTTGATGCTCCGATAACAATGTTTTGCAATTGATGCTTGGTGTCCAAAAGAAGGGAGCGTGGTGAAAAAGGTGAAGATATCGTTGCTATGGGGAGCAGCGGAGAGGCGTTCGAGCTTTTTATCAAAAGAATGTCGCGAGATACAAGATCTCTGTAATGAGTGATGGAAGCGCGAAAGGCGATGTTCGGCGAAcaaagaggttggagagagggaaaaacGAAAAAGGAGAGACAAATACTTGAATGGGTGTGCCGCCAACGGGGGAGCAGGGTGTGCAGGGGTGCCGAAATGAGCCTGGATGTTTCTGCCGCTGGCCAACCCTTGGCTCCAAGACCGACGATCCGCTGGCGTTTTGACGTGAGTGGTCGGACGGACCCCGTAATCAAACAAGGTTCACGCAGGTCCCAACTGCTTCCTATTGGTCGAACGAGGCCATGCTTTTCTTCCATCTCGACAGAACTCGCGAAGTGCTCATGGAAGCGGACTCTTGAACGTGTCATCTGTGGACCCGTGCCACGCAATGCATCAGCGCATCTGGGATGCAGGTACTGCGGCTTTTCTTGCTTTTTGTCATCAAACTCTTCCTGCTCTCGAGTCAACACCACGGCATATCGAGTGTCACACCCACAAGCGACAAGCGATCTCCACCGAACACAGGGGGAGCACAGCGGCCAAGAGATGCAAAGCGGAACTACTGGCCGTGCCCTGCTTCTGGACCTGCTGGTCTGGGCCAATTTGGGTCCAGAATCGAGATGAATTGGCACTGCGTCCAGCGGAGTCACTAACACAATCCGCAATGCGGACCAGCATGTTGTGTTAAGCGCTCTCTTGGCCTTTAAAGCGTTTGATTGCAGCGTAGCGCGCCCTGGCAGCACAAGACGGGCCTACCCCAGGTCATTGTGCTCTGTTTCATCAAAACGCTGAAGGGAACGTTTGCAGGGGACTTCGACACCGTTTTTTTATGTGGCCACTGGCCCGTGATCCGATATCTTGTGTGACACTCGATCATGTTTCTTTCTGGCGGTTCGATATGCggacctcctcaccaaccaagCTGAACTTCCTCTTTGATTCATGGACCAAGTGGGTGGCCATCGTCCAGAGCTGTGCCGCCGGGTGGCTTCCATTTGCGAAAACCCAATTGAGCAGCCACTCTTCCATGTGTGAGACATCCAATCTTTGGTTTGAGAAAGAAGAGATTGTCGTCTGATGAGATTAGCATATCTACCAGCGCAGTTGGCCAAGTTAACGTTTGTTTCCCCAGCACAGCAGACTTCTGCCATGATAACAAAACATTTCTAATTGTCAACTGTCAAACGTGATATCGAACATGTCTTG is a window of Podospora pseudopauciseta strain CBS 411.78 chromosome 1, whole genome shotgun sequence DNA encoding:
- a CDS encoding hypothetical protein (antiSMASH:Cluster_2; SMCOG1005:Drug resistance transporter; SMCOG1005: EmrB/QacA; COG:U; EggNog:ENOG503NW5M) — protein: MDATTECKTQSHDPTIEPVPTDGQTGGRYGWRFSAILVALSLTSILAGLEIGCIATAMPTIVKALGTGDESETIYVWVANAYFLTMTAFQPLYGQAANIFGRRTMTVLAVVFFAIGSAISGAASSMPMLVAGRAIMGVGGGGILVMIEIIICDLCPQRDRPKYLGIVMSIFGLAMCVGPLIGGGLAEHASWRWIFYLNLPVAAVSLVPLLLFLRVKYKRDAIGKMLARVDWGGNTLFAAAVTSILVALTWGGTEHAWSAWQTLVPLFLGIAGLGLFLWLESTTLIEQPTMPLRLFANRTSSGAFGLTFVASILTYWMAYWLPIYFQAVKEDSPTQSGISTLPVSMIMIPFSILAGGGVTVLGKFRPFQFAGISLMTIAMGLFSLLDIESSKGHWVGFQVVAAAGGGLLLTCTLPAVQAPLPEADVAIATATWGFLRSFGGIWGIAIPTAIFNSHVNTLLDQGRVSEEAVVNALRNGGAYALASVGFIQSIPPDIKQQVKTVYVESLRLVWQVAIGFGVLGFLIAIIIKEVKLREDLETDFGLVEGANNSSSSEVAAESGRGVVESKAEKSVTGTA
- a CDS encoding hypothetical protein (antiSMASH:Cluster_2; COG:S; EggNog:ENOG503PEP6), translated to MADQAAAPPQPPTQLIKFSVYLYKKEDIDYDEFLNWVTKEYPSKAAPIMKRHGIVQWTQTVTPPHFRTPFRAALQHMGRDKWTVPDYDVVMSYWIPTPDTMQALTQDPEWIELETKEAMPRADMTVGHFEIGHEIVQFGEVRSQGTA
- a CDS encoding hypothetical protein (antiSMASH:Cluster_2; COG:S; EggNog:ENOG503P1GJ), which produces MHIVKTFATGLLLLANHAGVLAQDPGAGAPDNSNPLAIYPSCAQNCIITAFTNHTFCSSPLDQECTCTSPDFNGFMHECILATCTIREALFTHNISSTTCQVPVFDRSPEIIRETAAMLITICLLVAARIGYKIYYAEGDRFMFSRPKAHTTSQNGLWWDDYALVFLLLCGGIPAMVLTIFFLAPNGLGKDMWAVPFEDIDKLFKFSFVSGVLYLPQVAALKLTFLFFYLRIFPSPGTRRVIWGTIVFTSLYGLTFFLLAIFQCSPIEDWYKWDGTGTGKCLNKDAIQWSCAIISIVLDVWMIGIPLWSMRIVKLHWKKKVGVGAMFAVGLLVTIVCCIRLRYIADITSSQNPTQDLFNIIRWSTIEGFTSSVCACMPFIRQVLVRIFPKAMRTGTTKKSTYAYNVHSFGNTLKGHGVSVNSDMTVTVNDPGLNGKVYHKDFPYPYNVPHSESTAALAEREGANRDGQAQYQGSDGTSVIIVQGNTPPPSGHIPLTNVHRPQRY
- a CDS encoding hypothetical protein (antiSMASH:Cluster_2; COG:S; EggNog:ENOG503NXT1), which codes for MPSKGVQVFTYIGVPDISIELSVPKQTITRRDQGFWSGSLEVEARNIDSFFNKKGRFTFKVFHRGNQITEQWIDVNALTGNASGGTMESIAETPSIFHDNFIISYGLYEAGPGHDPLPNQHQCYVTVTQNYTNWITNLAPPGSDFEKKPFHRLVLPSAHDVGMNSMESSAALLRKVGGAVVSTMLTRTDDKVCRVVDKLSGYPIELIAPNIIYSLSITQKDSLESMLRIGARYFEFRPARLHSSIRGRDALPDKLYFMHSAIPGMGYDTFLEGIVKFLRANKNEIIVVQLRWDGVPSDCSHPSSEEKKQYLEKAIRDHAGGEINVGNLDDMKHRTISELRRDKKRLLMLDSVDTLSTYTDDGNATINGQSIVDAFPRVLEDRGAQRRAGFVLIQCQATATNIQKALLHSIKDAGVTTSVLLATKGLCDHKTLPWCRDNVVDRCELGKTVVLMNDWLDGATVDVAVGLSRRRLAK
- a CDS encoding hypothetical protein (antiSMASH:Cluster_2; COG:S; EggNog:ENOG503P8X3), which translates into the protein MQLSHLLLLAGALTATAHPSGHAHLHRSIHEKREGGITFLKAVHKSLPEPTETAPEPAPEPPKASIAAVEPSPSPKPKPEPAPAPAPAKEESEDSNDSDSEDGYKPFCGSSKRKAKRVTWEQIHYTGNTGTANGCPWNSNLQVVSTKASKQYKYVQNYKNVGKVPYEVICFNKIGADGGVTGSFKVEGQNQLVFKLQPGETKSVVADSNTQGVCAFAPNSVPTTSHGQYAGNWAEFDFENTSNKGWSGADCSSLVAQAYNMDFPGCRMSQGGVDSSIYPDGTAENAYIRGMEAEDGIGLNIEPGPTVIEVLCGLEKGM